A section of the Ranitomeya imitator isolate aRanImi1 chromosome 7, aRanImi1.pri, whole genome shotgun sequence genome encodes:
- the ANTKMT gene encoding adenine nucleotide translocase lysine N-methyltransferase → MDDDGAQDVASELEGKDLGVWGLLQVAGCAGLAAYSVWALVLMPGFRKVPLKLQVPYVPASARQVENVMTLLKGRAGKMADLGSGDGRIVLEAARRGFHPAVGYELNPWLVRLSYFHAWRSGYQRRVTYLREDLWKVRLHDCDNVSVFLAPSVLALLEDKLLAELPADARVVTGRFPLPTWLPSDVIGEGTDRAWAYDIRTVRQAGTTPEPGTAV, encoded by the exons ATGGATGATGATGGCGCCCAGGACGTGGCGTCAGAGCTGGAGGGAAAGGATTTGGGGGTCTGGGGGCTCCTGCAGGTGGCGGGGTGCGCAGGACTGGCAGCGTACTCAGTGTGGGCGTTGGTGCTGATGCCCGGCTTCCGGAAAGTGCCGCTGAAGCTGCAG GTGCCCTACGTGCCGGCCAGTGCCAGACAAGTGGAGAACGTGATGACGCTGCTGAAGGGACGCGCAGGAAAGATGGCGGACCTGGGCTCCGGGGACGGCAGGATT GTCCTGGAGGCTGCCAGGAGGGGATTCCACCCGGCCGTGGGGTACGAGCTGAACCCGTGGCTGGTGCGCCTGTCCTATTTCCACGCCTGGAGGTCCGGATATCAGCGGAGAGTCACTTACTTACGCGAGGACCTGTGGAAG GTGCGGCTGCACGACTGTGACAACGTCTCCGTGTTCCTGGCACCCAGCGTG CTCGCGCTGCTGGAGGACAAGTTGCTGGCGGAGCTGCCTGCCGACGCCCGGGTGGTGACCGGACGCTTCCCGCTGCCCACCTGGCTGCCCAGTGACGTCATCGGAGAGGGCACAGACAGAGCCTGGGCCTACGATATCAGGACTGTACGCCAGGCGGGCACCACCCCAGAGCCTGGCACCGCGGTGTGA